The window GAGCTCGGCGGTGTGAACCTCCGACACCTGATCCTGCTCATATTGCTTGCGGCGCTGAATTTGCTGGACCGCCATGCGTATAGCGCCGGCCTCTCGCAGCGCTTCCTTGCGGCTGGCGAGACCGGCGCGCAGTTCGGGCGGCGCCTGCTTCAGGAAATTGCCGAACAGCGTGTCGAACTGGCCGGTCTTCACCACCTGGCCAGTGTACGGATCGACCTGGCCGTACATGGCTTCGTGCAGGCCGGCGCCGTCGGCGGGGGAATTGGCTACCGTCTCGGCCTCAGCCTGGGCAAGCTCGCCGTTCAACCGGCGCGCGGCGATCTCAGTGTCGAAGGCCTGCTGCTGCGCCTTGCGCTGCTCGTAACGCTCGGCGGCGGCCTGCCACCTGTCGCCGAACTGCTGCATCGCCTCGCCCACCGGCGAGGAGTCCGGATATTGGACCACATTGCCGGTATCGAGCCGGCGCTCGCCGACGAACAGGGGGATGGTGTGGACCATTTCAATAGAGCCCCGCATATCCGCCGGCGATGGCCCTGCTCGCCCGAGGCGAGAGCGACGATCCGCCGAAGGTCACAGCTTTGGCCGGGTCATAGAGGCCTGACAGCCCATCGATGAGGTTGTTGCCGGCTTTGAAGATCGAGGCCGCCATCGCCTGTTTGCCTTGGAAGCGCGAGATGGCGGCCTGGGTGTTGAGGTTGTTTTGGCGCAGGCGTGAGTTGTACAGAGTCGCGTCGAGGTCGATCTGACCCTGGCGGGCGTTGGCCGCCAGCACCTCGGTCGGCGAGCCGGCAATGCCGACGCCCGATGCGCCGGCCTGAGCGCGCGCCTGCGCCTCGAGCAGATCCTGCTTGTGGCGCTCCTGGCTCCGCTCGAAGGCGGCACTTTGTGCGTCCGCCTGCGCTTGCTGCTCGTAGGCCTTGGCCTGGTAGTTGGCCAATTGCTGTTGCTGAGCCCCCTGCATCAGGGCGCCGCCGACCGAAATGGCCGTGCCGAGAAGGGCTAATGTGCACATGGTTCAGCCTCGCCGGGTCTTGGGTTTCTTGGCCGCCACGGGCGCCCGCAGCGACGGGCGCGGGTCAAGCGCGCCGCCGGGACCGATTAGCGCCAGCAGCAGCCGGTCGGCCTCGAGACCGGCGCGGCTGAGGCGCGCGGGCGCCGCTGCGCGCGGGCCGGCCATGGCAGCGCGGCGGGCGGCAGCCAGGTTTATCCTCAGGCGCGGCAGGCCGGCGGCATCGAACAGGCCGTTGGCGGTGGCAATCGCGCGCGTCAGCGCATCGGCCTCGAACAGTTCCTCGCGCAGTTGCTCGACCAGCCGGCGGGCGGCGCGCCAGCGGGCGCCCAGCAATGCCGCCTTGCCCTCGATCTCTTCGCCCAGCGCCTCGATATCGGCGCGGGCCTCGCTCTCGGCCGCGGCGGCACGACGGCTGCTTGCGGCGGCGATGGTTTTTTCCAGCATCGCGATGGCCATGTTGCAGTCGTCGAGCCTGGCTCGCGCGGCGGCGAGATCGCCATCGCCCAGAATGGCGCGGTCCTCCGCCTGCTGAAGGTCGCGGCGGCTGGCGACGGCGCAGCTCAGGTCGGTGTCGAGCAAGGCGATGACGGCGGCGAAATCCGCAGCTGTCCGCGCCCTGCCGAGATGCTCGGCATGGGGGAGTGTCATTGGGGTGGGTTCCTTGGTGGTTGGAATCTCCCCCCTCGAGGGGGAGATGTCGCCGAAGGCGACAGAGGGGGTCGCCGCGCATAGAGCGCCAACTTCGTTCGTCATAGGTCGCGTCAGGACGAACCAACCCCCTCTGGCTGCCCGTCCTCCGCAGCAGCTGCGGAGGGTGGACCGGCCATCTCCCCCTCAAGTGGGGAGATCAGCAGCATCGAGGAGGTCGCCGCGCGTGAAGCGCCGGCGCCTTTCGGTCGCGAGGCGGTCGAGCCCGGTCGAACCGACCCCCTCTGTCGCCTTCGGCGACATCTCCCCCTCAAGGGGGGAGATGTTACGGCTCCGCCTCGAATACCGGCGTGAACGCCCGTATCGTGCAGGGCGTCGGGTTGACGTGCCGGATCCTCACCCGGCCCTGCCCCTCCCAGCTGTCGTCGATCGGCACCTCGATATTGCCGGTGTAGAGCTTTGCCTTGCCGTCGGGCGCGACGATCGAGGGCATGCGCACGGCCTCCCAGCGGCCGCGCAGGAAGGACTGCACCTGAAGCCCGGTCGTGTCGGTTTCGAGCAGCGACAGGATCAACTTTGCCACCTTCTTGCGGCGGCCGATGAGCGAGCCGTCCTGGCCGCCGACGTCGAGTTCCAGCGTGTCGGCCTCAGACTGGAATGGTAGACCTACCTGCCATTTCGCCGCGGTGGCGCCGCCGGGCAAGGTCACCTGGCCCGAAGCGACGGTGAGCCCGCGAAAAACCTTGCCGCCGGCGAGCACGTCGACTTTTTGCCCATTGAGGTGGCCGAGGCCGGAGACGACGTTGACCGCAGCACCCGAATAGGTCAGGCCGCAATCGACCTGGAAGGCGTCCTCCAGCAGGCCGTATTCGAAGGGCGGCTGCATGATCTCGATGAAGCGCTTGGTCACGCCGCCGATGGTGCGCTTGACGAACAGCCAGATGTCGTCGACGCCGTTCTGTCCGGGGGTTACCGCCGCACTTTCGACAATTGCCCAAGTCGTGGGATCAGGGGCGGAGCCCGAGAAGGTTCCACCAAGGCGGTGGCGGTGCATGCCGCGCACCTCCTGGCTTGGCTGGTGCGTATAGCCGCCAAGCTCGCCATTATCGAGCGGGAACCACAGCATCGGGTCCGGATCGGTCTGGAAGGCGAGCTCGACCACGCCCTGCTTGGCGATGTGTTCGGAAACCTGGCCGATATCGTCCGACTGGTAGCGGCCGGTCTGCACCTGGGTGAGCTCGGCAATGGCGCGGCGCGAGCGCGTGACATAGAGGAAGGATTGCCCCGCATCCACCGGGCGGATGCGGGCGCAGCCGAGCGTGCGCGAGCGGCGGTTCTTGAACGAGGACGGCGTCAGCGCCTCGTCGATGCCGGAGCCCGACAGCGCGCGGATGCCGCCGGAGGTGCCGATCAGCAGCGCGCCGTCGGAATCGGCGATCCAGACGATGTCGTTGGCCTGGCCGCCGCCGGCCTGGACGAATTCCAGCGCGTCATCGTCCTTTTCGCCCAGCGCGAAATTGTCGAAGTCGCCGGTGACCGACGCATACACCGAAAAGCGCCGGCTGAAGGCCAGGCGCTCCTCATAGAGCGAGCCGGACTCGACATATTTGCCGGGCACGAAGGTGCCCAGCCGCCAGCGCGTGATCGGGTTGGTGTTGGGCAAGGCATGGCCGTACAGCACGATTTTGACGACGGTGGTGCTGGTGCGGCTGGTGATCCTGGCCCAGCGCCAGACTCCGTCGGAACCAAGCAGCCGGATGGCGCGGCCGACATCGGTGACCTGGAAGCCGGCGCCGTCATTGATGCCGGCGGTTCCCGATGCGGTGAGGTCGAAAGGCGTCTGGTCGGAAGCCGCGACGTGGAAGGCGAGTTCGGCGGCGATCGAATTGTTGGCGTCATCGCCGCCGCCGCCGCTGAAGACCAGCTGGTGGTATTCGAAGGCGGACTTGTTGGGGAAATCATAAAAGCGCGTCTCGCCGTTGCCCCAGCCGAGCTCGCCGGTGCGCGTGTCGAGCGTGGTCCAGGATACGCCGTCGTTCGAGCCCTGGATCTCCCATGCCGTGAAGAAGTCATAGGCCTGGGTGGCCTTGCTCGATGCCGTCAGCCAGTAGGCATCGACCACCCGCTGAGCGCCGCCGGCGGTGCGATAGCGAATGAAACCGTCGCCGCCGCCGGACAAGATGAGGTGCTGGGTCTTGTCGCGATCGAACATCTTGTAGTCGTCGGCGCTTGCGGCGGTCGCCGAAGCCGTGCCGGACGGCGTCGTGTTCGAGGTCATCTTCGGCGTCAAATGGCCGGTATCGGACGGCGTCAGCGTGGTCGCGGTGTCGTTGATGTCGTCATAGGGGCCGTCCTGGAACTCGAAATCGTCAAGCGTCCAGACGGTGTGCGCGGTGCGCGTCAGCACCTTGGGCGGATAGTTGCGGTGGGTGATCCACATCTGGTCGGCCGACTGCACAAAGGCAAGGTCGAACAGGTCGGCCTCCAGATAGGGCGAGGCGATCTCGACCGTGCCGACGCGCGCGCCATAGGCATAGACGCGGATGTAGAGGTCGCCGAACTCCAGGCAGTAGGCCTGGTCGGAGGAGAAGATGAAGGGAATGCCGCGCGTTTTCCTGGCCGAGTTCTTCACCTCGTTGACGAAGTAGGTGCCGCCGCGGGCCCGGATGCCGCCATGCGGCAGCGTGACGAAGTTCTCGCACTTCGCCAGCGCGGCGCGGTAAAGGTCGAGCGAGGCGCGGGAATGGAGCCTGGGCGAGATCTCGCCGCGGGTGAAGACATCCTGGATCGGATAAAGCGCCGTCATTAACGAAGACTCCGGAAATCACCGCGCTGCGTCGCCCAGGCGCCGGCGTAGAGCCGGCCGCCGCGCTGGATGGCGTTGGCCGAGAACGCGGCGTCGAGCGCACGATCATAAGCGGCACGGGCGACATCGATCATGCCGGCCTTGTGGGTCAGCGGATGCGCAATCTTGATGGCGAGCGCCGCCACCAGCACTTCGGTGAACAGCGCATCCCAGTCGTTGGGGTCCGTGAGGTTGGCGATGTAGCGGATGGTCAGCGGACCCGAGCGATCGGAATAGATCAATCCAGCCTCCTGGCGCCAGGAGATCGGCACGCCGTCCGGCTCGCCGTTGTCGGTCAAGGGAAGCGGGCGGATGCAGTCGGCCGGCAGTTCATAGACAAAGTTCAACGTGCATTCGCCGCTGCCGGTGTCGGAGGCCGGGACCGAGGCCGAGAGGATGGCGAACACCCAGGCATGCTTGGCCAACTCGCCCTCGCGGGTGAGGTCGAAATGCAAGTTCAAGAGCCGGGCCGCCTTGACATCCTGATCGAGACTGTCGATCGGCGCCTCGTCGAGAACGGCTAAAGCCATGTTGGCGATGTCGAGCGGGGTGATGGCCATGGGTCGGTGATCCGTGGTGGGTGGGAATTGCAGGCATGAAAAAAGCCGCCCGAGGCGGCTTGGATTTCGAAAGGATAAAGGATGTGCGCGAAGTGGAATCCGACGTGATTGAGGGGCGGCTCAAATGAAACGCGCCGGAGGAAACCCCCGGCGCGTCGAAGGCAGAGCTTGGCTGCGGTCTAGAATTTCATGCCGACGGCAACCCTGAAATCATGCGTCTGGACCGTATGTTCCAACAAGCAGTTGCCGGGGCAGTAGCTCAGCGTCTTCTTGCCGAAGAAAGAGAAATCGTATTCGCCACGCAGGAAGACGTTGTGGGTCAGCGCCACGTCGACACCGGCGCCGACAATGCCGCCAACGACAGTGGCGTCCCGCTCGGCCGAGCCGCCGGGCCAGAAGGTCTTCAGCTTCGCCGCGGTGACGCCCGCGGTCAGGTACGGCAGATAATTTCCCATGTCCATGCCGACCCTGCCCTTCAGCGATCCAAAAAGGCCGGTCGATACGTTCAGAGTGCCTGGACCAGTAACCCCGGTAAAACTCGATTTCTTGAAGCGGTAGCCAAGCTCGCCTTCAACGCCATAGACGATCTTGCCGGATTGGAAATTATAGCCCGCAAAGCCGCCGAGGGTCGCCGAGCCGACATTCTTCTTGGTGTCGGTGAATGCGGGAGCGCCGGGAGCATGGATCTTGAAGTGCTCGAGCGTTCCGGCGCCGAAGGCACCGGCATACGGACCTTGCCACGTCCATTCCGGTGTGACGATAGGTGCCGTCAAGTCAGCGGCCATTGCCGGTGCGCACAGTGCAACGCCAAGGGCCGAAGCAAGCAAAATGGATTTCATTGGATTCCCCGCAAATTCGCTGCGAGGAACCATAAGCAAATATCGGGTTAGGGTGCTGTAGCAAACGGAACACAGTGTCACGAAAACCACACTGCCCAGACGCTCGGCAGGGGGCTGGAGTTTCTCGCCCCTGCCCCTGCCAGTTTGGACCCCTTGCTCCCTCCGCTCACGGACGAGAGCTTTGCTTTCGATGCTTGCGGGCGGGGCTTCTCTCCGGTCGCCTGTGGTCGAAAGCCTTCGGTCTTGCCCCTACGCCTCGGTCGTCTTCAGCGCGATGAAGCTCATGTTCTTGACGCTCGACGCGGTGCGGTCCCAGTTCGCCGCCAGTGCCAGTTCCGCGTCGGTGGCGAATTCGCCGGCGGTGGAAGCGTCGAGGAAGCGGGTGCCCGGCACATGCGCCACGAAATGCCGGCGGCCGACCATTTCGGTGACGCCGCCGCCATGGCCCTGGCGCGGCTTGCGGTCGAACTCCAGCGGACCGCCCTCGGAGTTCACCGGCAGCTCGTTCCACAGGATCGCCTTGTCCTTGAACATGAAGGCGGTGTAGACGCCCGCAGCCTGCGGGATGTCATCGTCGACCACGCAGCGCAGCCCCATGTAATAGGGGATCAGCGGCCCGCCCTGCTCCGAGGACGGCACGTAGTCGATGAGGTCGGCGAGCTTCAGGGCCTTCATCTGCTTGGAATGCATCCAGATGGTGCGGAACTTGTCCGCGCGATCGCCCATCAGGTAGGCCGCCTCGATGATGTCGGTGTCGACGATGGAGGCGCCGGTGGCGCGCACCAGGTCGCCGCCGTCATTGGCGACGTTGTCGGCCAGCACGCCCTTCAGGATGCCGAGCAGGGTCAGCTTGTTGGCGCGCTGCCAATATTCGGTCTGGCGGCGCACGATGAGCTTCTGCGGGTCGTCGCCGGCAAGGATCGCGGTCAGATCCGGAACGCCCCACGCCTGGGCGCGGACATTGCGGGCGGCGACCTCGCGGCGCGAGCCGATCTTCTTCATCTCGATGGAATCGGCCGGATCGTCGTTGACCGGCTCCGACGGATCGTTGCCGAGGTCCTTCCAGCCGGGCATGTCGACGGAGCGGCCGCCCATCGAGAGTTTGGCGGAAATCGCCGGGTCGGAAAACAGGATGCCGGCCTGGTAGATCTCGAGCGACTGGACGTGCTCCTCGAACGAGTACTGGGCATAGACGGACGGAACGATCGCGTCCGCGATGCGGGTATAGGCGTCTGCCATTCTTTTGTTCCTTTGAGGGTTGGTTGAGGCGGTGAAATCGCCCGGCTAAAGCGGGTTGTTGGGCATCCAGAGATCGGGGTTTTCGCCCGCATCCCTGGCCAACCGCCGGGCGCGTTGAGGGTCGCTTTTGACAAGGGCGGAGATGGCCGAAATGTTGCGCTCGCCGGCTGCGTTGCGGCGGAAGGGGTTTTGGCCCCTGGGCGCTCCGTCGGCGTCGATCGTGTCTTCGCGGAACATCGCCTCGCCGATGGCGTGAAAAGCCCGGGCGATCTGCGGATCGGTCAGCGCGCCGTCGGGCAGAAGGATGCCCTTCTGCTTGTAGGCGTTGACCAGGCCGAGCTTCTTCATCGCCCGGTTGGCGACCTCCAGCTTCTGGCGAAAACCGTCGCTGTCGGTCGGCCCCCAGTCGCGCACCAGTTCGTCATGGGTGGCTTCGACCGAGCGCGACAGCGCCGCCTGCTGGGCCGCAGCCTGCTCGGCCATGTAGCCGACGAAGCGGTCGTGATAGGCCTGCGCGATCTTCGGGCTGGCGCCCGCTTCGACCGCCCAGGCCTTGGAGGCATTGGCGAGTTCGTCCGAATAGGCGAAGTTTTCCGGCAGGTTCTCAGGCCGCCGGTATTCGACCTTCTCGGCCGAGGTCAGCGGACGCATCGCCTCCGGCAATCTGGAATGGAACCTGTCCCACTCCTCCTTCGGCGCGTCCTTGGCCGGAACGCGCAGGCTTTCGCCTTGCTGGCGCTCCAGTTCCGCATAGGATGTGAAAACCCGATCGAGGCTTTCGGCCTTGTTCCAGCCCTTGGCTTCAGCGAGCTTGCGGTTGCCTTCGGAAAGACCGTCAAACCAACTTCTGCCGGCCGCCGGGGCGGACCCGTTGTCCACGGAAGCCGGAGGCGCCGCCAGGTTGCCCGCCGGCCGAGCGGCCGCGGACCCGGCCTCTGCCAGATCTGTCATGTGATGTTCCTTTGTTCAGACTCGAGATGTGAGTGATGGGCGCCAGCGTCGCGGCGCGAAATCTCCCCCCTTGAGGGGGAGATGGCCGGCAGGCAGAGGGGGTCGCCGCGCATGGAGCGCCAACGTGCTGCAAAGCAAAAGGAGGTCGGCGTTCTACGCGCACGGACCCCCTCTGTCGCCTTCGGCGACATCTCCCCCTCGAGGGGGGAGATTTCGCTCACGCATTATCGCCCCAGTTCTCCCACAGCAGCGTGATCGTTCCCGTCACAGCAATCGTGCCATCAGCGTCGATATCGGTTCCCGTTGCAAACGCCAGGTTGAGATAGAGGTCGACCGGCGTCGCCGTGCCGTCGAGTGTCGAGGCGGCAGCGATGTCGGCGGTGGAAGCCGTGGAGAGCGCAGCACCCGCGCCGTCCAGCGCGCGGGCGGTCGAAGCGAGCACGTTGGCCATGGTGCTGGCGAGCGTGGCGCTGGACGCCGGAGCCGAGCCCAGCGACCATGTGAGCGCGGCGTTGTCGTTTATAGTGGAAGCGCGCGTGGTCAGCACGGCAAACTGCAGCCTTGCCGTGCCGCCTTTGATGCGCACCTTGCCGTCGGAAAAGTCGAAGATCTTCTGCGAGGCATAGGCCAACGCATCGGTGACCGGCACCTGCATGCCGGAGAAGGTGAAGACGGTTCGGTAAGCACCGCCCTGCCCGCTGGTCACAGCCTTCAGCCCGAGTTTCGGCGGCGCAACGCCGGCCTCGCGGGCGGCGGCACGGGAAAGGGTCCGGGGAAGTCCTCGGGTCATGTTATTTCTCCATTCTTGGGGGGAATTCTGTGGACGGCTTCTTGAATTGTGTGTATCGATACACAACATGAAGAGCGCGGATGTCATCGACAGTTTGTTGGCCGATGGCTGGTTCGAGGTGGGTCGCAAGGGCAGTCATGCCCAGTTCAAACATCGTCGCAAACCGGGCCGGGTGACCGTCCCGCATCCCAAGCGCGACATCCCGATCGGCACGCTGAAAAGCATCGAGAAGCAATCCGGCCTGAAGCTGAGGTAGAGAAATGCGTCACTATATCGGACTGATTCACAAGGAAGCCGACAGCGATTTCGGCGTCTCCTTCCCTGACTTTCCGGGCGTGGTCACGGCCGGCACGACCCTTGATGATGCCCGCGCCATGGCAGAGGAGGCGCTGGCCTTTCACGTCGACGGCCTTGTCGAGGATGGTGAAGCCATTCCCGAGCCGTCATCCCTCGATGACGTGATGGCCGACAGCGACAACCGCATGGGCGTAGCCATCCTGGTCGCCCTGAAAGCCGAAGCGGCGAAGGTCGTGCGCGTCAACGTCTCCATTCCGGAGGACGTGCTCAGCGAAATCGACCGCTATGCCGAACGCCACGGCTACAGCCGTTCCGGGTTCCTGACTGCGGCCGCCAAGCAGGCGATGCGTAACGAGGCCGCCTAGGAACTTCGCATTCTGATTCAGGCGGGAGCACCATCCTTTTGTTGATGCTGATCTTTCCGGTTTGGAAACCATGGCGTTCAACCGCCTGGAAACCGTGACTCACTTCGTGAGCGGGCTTCGCCGCCGTTCCGCCGCAATGCGACCGCACTTGGCGCAATCGCCCCTTTTCTCAGTCCCTGGGGCTTCAGAGGAGTTCTAGAGATGATCATCAAAAAGGCCATTCTCGCGGTTCTGATGACTGCCGCGCTCGCCGGCTGCGAGACGCAGACCGAAGGCCAGCAGCGGGCCACCACTGGCGCATTGCTGGGCGGCGCCGGCGGCGCTCTCGTCGGCCAGGCGATCGGCGGCAACACCAAGAGCACGGTGATCGGTGCCGCCAGTGGCGCCCTGCTCGGCGCTGTCGTCGGCAGCGCCACCACCCCGCAGCGGCGCGGCGACCAGCTCTGCCGCTATCAGGACCGCTACGGCCGCATCTACACCGCGCCCTGCGACGACCGGTATTACAACGGCGACTATTGATTGTTAGCCACCTTCTCCCCGTTCAACGCAGGGCTGTCCGGGGAAAGTTATTCATAATCGAAGCCCAACTGGTTTGGGGATGTTCGATCCCTTCGGCGGCTCGAATTGATCGGAGGCGGCTTGTTGATGGCCTCGATTCTTCGGCGCTCGAGCAGGCATTGGCTAACCAGATCGGTGAAGCGCAGGATGGGCATGGCGATGCGGTAGGTCCGGGCGGCGATGCGCAGCAGCGCATAGGCGATCATGGCGGCGAAGAGCTGCAGGCGGATGGCGTTGTCGTTGTTGCCGAGGAACCTGCGTATCTTGAGATGCTGTTTGATCCAACGGAACAAGAGTTCGATCTGCCAGCGGCCCTTATAGAGCGCGGCAATCTCAACGGCCGGGCGCTTGAGATCGTTGGTCAGCAGCGTGATGGTGTCGCCGTCCTGGCGCTTGACGATCAGGCGGCGCAATTTGATCGGCAGCTTGCAGTGGGTTTTGCCGGCAAGGCTCACCTCAGCGTCGTCGAGAACGGTGAAGCCGTCGCCCCGCGCGACCTTGACGGGACGTTCGGAGAGCACCTCGAGCCCCATGTTGGATTTGGGTCGGGTGACGAAGAAAGCTTGGGCTGCGGCGATCTGCGTCCACCAGCCGTAATGGCAATAACCCTTGTCGAACACATAGGTCGCGCCCTTCTCGATGGCGATCGTGCGGCCGACCTGGGCATCGTTGACGTTGGCATCGGTGATGTCGAGGATGCGCGGGCAATCGGCGTTGGGATCATAGACGACGTGCATCTTCATGCCGCGGATGCGACCGTTCGACTTGGCCCAGCCGCACAACTTGCCGAGCGGGATCGGTGTGGAATCGATCAGCCGCAGCATAGCGGTGCCCTCACGGCGTGTCTGCCGGTCGAGTTGGTTGGCGAGCAGGCCG is drawn from Mesorhizobium sp. B1-1-8 and contains these coding sequences:
- a CDS encoding outer membrane protein → MTAPIVTPEWTWQGPYAGAFGAGTLEHFKIHAPGAPAFTDTKKNVGSATLGGFAGYNFQSGKIVYGVEGELGYRFKKSSFTGVTGPGTLNVSTGLFGSLKGRVGMDMGNYLPYLTAGVTAAKLKTFWPGGSAERDATVVGGIVGAGVDVALTHNVFLRGEYDFSFFGKKTLSYCPGNCLLEHTVQTHDFRVAVGMKF
- a CDS encoding IS4 family transposase, with amino-acid sequence MRFTPSILGKLVEPINRRRFQTIVDSHGGDAYDKSFRSWDHLMVLIYAQLSGSASLRSLEAGWNANGQHHYHLGSDVLRRSTLSDAGRRRPVAVFAEIFGLLANQLDRQTRREGTAMLRLIDSTPIPLGKLCGWAKSNGRIRGMKMHVVYDPNADCPRILDITDANVNDAQVGRTIAIEKGATYVFDKGYCHYGWWTQIAAAQAFFVTRPKSNMGLEVLSERPVKVARGDGFTVLDDAEVSLAGKTHCKLPIKLRRLIVKRQDGDTITLLTNDLKRPAVEIAALYKGRWQIELLFRWIKQHLKIRRFLGNNDNAIRLQLFAAMIAYALLRIAARTYRIAMPILRFTDLVSQCLLERRRIEAINKPPPINSSRRRDRTSPNQLGFDYE
- a CDS encoding Coat protein; translated protein: MADAYTRIADAIVPSVYAQYSFEEHVQSLEIYQAGILFSDPAISAKLSMGGRSVDMPGWKDLGNDPSEPVNDDPADSIEMKKIGSRREVAARNVRAQAWGVPDLTAILAGDDPQKLIVRRQTEYWQRANKLTLLGILKGVLADNVANDGGDLVRATGASIVDTDIIEAAYLMGDRADKFRTIWMHSKQMKALKLADLIDYVPSSEQGGPLIPYYMGLRCVVDDDIPQAAGVYTAFMFKDKAILWNELPVNSEGGPLEFDRKPRQGHGGGVTEMVGRRHFVAHVPGTRFLDASTAGEFATDAELALAANWDRTASSVKNMSFIALKTTEA
- a CDS encoding YMGG-like glycine zipper-containing protein; this encodes MIIKKAILAVLMTAALAGCETQTEGQQRATTGALLGGAGGALVGQAIGGNTKSTVIGAASGALLGAVVGSATTPQRRGDQLCRYQDRYGRIYTAPCDDRYYNGDY
- a CDS encoding type II toxin-antitoxin system HicB family antitoxin, which codes for MRHYIGLIHKEADSDFGVSFPDFPGVVTAGTTLDDARAMAEEALAFHVDGLVEDGEAIPEPSSLDDVMADSDNRMGVAILVALKAEAAKVVRVNVSIPEDVLSEIDRYAERHGYSRSGFLTAAAKQAMRNEAA
- a CDS encoding type II toxin-antitoxin system HicA family toxin; translated protein: MKSADVIDSLLADGWFEVGRKGSHAQFKHRRKPGRVTVPHPKRDIPIGTLKSIEKQSGLKLR